The genomic region CGAACATGCCGATGCCGAGGGTCAGCTCACCGTTGCGGGCCGCCAGCACGTCGCCGACGCAGGCCGCCGGAACCGGCATGCTGTTCTGCGCCGTCTCCAGGTTCTTGGCCGCCGTCTCCAACGTGGTCACGATGCTGACCTTGCCGCGGCCCGGGTTGTTGATGTCGTCCTGGAGATTCCCGGCCTGCTTGGCCAGGCCCTCGATGTGCGTCTTGAACGCCTCGTACGCCGGGCCCTTCCAGACCACGCCGAGGTCCTTGGCGTTCTTCTCGAGGCTCTCCTTGACCTCGCCGATGTTCTTGATCAGCTCTTTCCAGCCCAGCGCGGCGCTCGCGATGTAGTCCGGCCGGCCCGCCACCAGCACCTCGCGGGCCATCTCCTCCCAGCTCTTCCCGCCCATGTCCCCGTCCCCCCGCTCTAGTGGTCGCCGCTCGCGGCCTTGGTGAACGCCTGCTGCATCTCCTGTGCCGTCATGGCGTTGGCGCCCTCGGCGTCCTCGTAGTTCCGCTTGACGGTGCGCAGGGCGTCCGCCGCGTTGTAGAGGCTGTCCGAGAGGTTGCGCAGCCCGGTCTCGGTGCCGGCGTACAGCTCGGTGTGCCGCTGGGCCAGCTGGGTCGCGTACTGGAAGCCGCCCAACGGACCCTCGCCCGCCGCGGCCTGGTCGCCGCCGAGCTTGTCCTTGATCTCGACCATGTCGTAGGAGAGCCGGTAGAGGTAGCTGGCGTGCGCCTCGAGCCAGGTGATGGCCGAGTCCAGGTTGCCCGCGTCCCACTCGGTCCGTACGCCCTGCTCGCCCGAGCCGGCCACCAGCCCACTGGGCGTCTCGGCCTGGTCCACCCCGGTCCGGTCCCAGCTCATTCCCCGGATGTCGCCCGCGAACGGAAGCGTCGGGTTGATCGGCATGGGGATCGGGGTCCTGACCTCGACCCGGTCGTTCTCGTCGCTCATTGCTGTCCTCCCCTGGCGCGGCTGAACGGTCTGGTCACTGACGCGGCTGCGGATCGGTCGGCGGTGCCGCCGGCGCACCGTGCGGCGGCGCGGGCGGCACGACGCCCGGCGGCGCGGGCTGCTGCGGCGCCCCGTACGGCGGAGCGGCGACCGGCGGGCCGGCCGGTGTCGACGGGTACGGATGCGGCCCGGGCGGCGGCCCGAACCCGCCGGGCGGCGGTGGTCCGAAGCCGGCGGGCGGTGGCGGGTACGGCTGGTGTGCCTGGTGCGGCCCCGGTGGCCGGTAGGAACCCGGTGCGGGATACGCGCCCGGCGGCGGGTAGGTGACCGGCGGTGGCCCGGCCGACGCGCGGCGGCGGGCCCGGCGGTTGACCAGCACGAGGGTCACGATGATCGCCACCGCGACGAGCACGGCCAGCAGGCAGAGCACGATCTGCAGCCCGGCGTTGTCCGCGAGCCCGAACGACACCGCCGGCCCGTCGTCGCCGTCCTCCTCGGCGCCGCCGGCCGGCGCGCCCGCGCTGGGCGAGCCGGCGACGGGCGCGGCCAGCGGGTTCGCCTTGACCGCCGGCACGGAACGGGACAGCGCGGCGAGCACGTCGACGGAGCCGAAGCCGTACTCGGGGTCCCGCCCGGCCGGGCCGCGGTCCCGGGCGGTGCGGATCAGGCGGTTGACGACGTTGGCGGCGTCGAGGTCCGGATAGCGGGCGCGGACCAGTGCGGCGACGCCGGAGACGACGGCTGTGGCGTTGCTGGTGCCGTCGGAGACGAGGTAGCCGTTCGGAGAGGCGCCGGGCGGAGCGGGCGCGATGAGGCGCTCGCCGGGCGCGGAGAGGGCCATCTCGGGGCCGGTCACGGTCTCGCCCCAGAGGCCACCGGAGCGGGTGGCGGCACCCACCGCGATCACGCCGGGAATGCTGGCCGGCTCGGGGATCTGCCGGTAGCCGCTGTCCCGGTTGCCCGTCGCGGCGACGACCACCACGTCCTTGCTCAGCGCGTAGCGGACCGCGTCGGCGGTCTCCTGGTCCGGGCCCTGCCCGCCGAACGACAGGTTGAGCACGTCGGCGCCCGCGTCGACGGCCCAACGGATGGCCGCGGGCGCCTCTCGGTAGCCGGCCTCCTCGGGGCCCAGGCCGAGCGGAAGGATCTTCGCCTCGGGTGCGATGCCGAGCGCGTGCATGGCGCCGCCGCCCCGGCCGGCGATGATGCCGGCCATCGCGGTGCCGTGCCCGCCCTTCACGTCCGGATCCGTCCGCCCGTCGGCGGCCACCCCCGGCCCGAGGCCCCGGCCCCGCAGCACCTGCCCCTTCAGATCGGGATGAGCCGCGTGGACGCCGCTGTCGACGACCGCCACGACGACCCCGCGCCCCTTCGACAGCCGGTGGGCCTCGGAGATCTTGAGAGTGTCGAGGTGCCACTGGAGTTCGCGTACCGTGTCGGCCTGGGCCGGCGCCGGCGCCACCAGCGGGCCGACGCCGACCGCGGCGAGCAGCGTGAGCACGGCGCAGACCGACCGGGTGACCGGTCGGAGACGCTTCCGGGCAGGCATGACTTTCCCCCAGGGCCGGTGTGGACTCGTAACGCACCACGGCTCCGGCCCGGTCGAACCGGACCGGAGCCGCGCGGGCGATCTGGTCAGCTGCTCCAGACCTTGGAGTTGCTCATCTCGGTGCTGACGTAGTTCTCGCGGGCGATGCCGACCGCGCCACCGATGTCGTTCAGGATCTTGTTGATGTCCCGGACGGCGGTGTCCCACTGGGCCTGGTGCTGCTCGTAGGCGACCCGGTCCTCGCCCTCCCACTGGAGCTTGGACAGCATCTGGCGGAGCGTGTCCAGCTTCTCGTCGATCGTCCGCGAGATGGCCAGCATCTGCTGGTTGCTGCTCTCGAGGACCGCGTAGTCAACCTTGATCGTCACGACTTCCTCCTCTGCTCCTGGCTGCGGATCACGGGTTGAGGGCAGAGTGGAACTTGTCCAGCATCTGCTGCTGCTCTTCGTCGTTGACCTGGTGCGTCGTCCCCGACTTGTCGAGCAGATCGGCGATGTTGTCCATCGCCGTCAGCAACTTCGCGGTGTCCTCGTTCCAGCGCGTCATGAGCGACTGGAAGCCGGTGGACGCCTGACCCTTCCAGGCGATGGCCAGATCGTCGACCACGTTCCACAGCTTCTTCAGCTCGCCGTCGACCTCGCTGCGCGTGGACCGCACGTCACTCGCGGCGGTATGCAGAGTCGCAGCTTCGACCTCGAACGCCATGCTTCACACCCTTCCGTCATATTGTGGCGGCGGTTCTGCCGCGCCCTCCCCCGCGGCAAGGCGAATCACCCCACCGACGGACACTCCTGTGAAGACCGTAGCTGACCGGGTCCAGCGCGCGCAGCCCTGGCCCGATGTCTTTCGATGCACCATTGTGGATCCGTCCGGGGCCTCTGGCCGGGCCCAGAGCCCTCGACCGGGGCCCGGTGACCCGCGCTACGTCGGTTCGGACCAGGCGGTCTGGATGAGTTGCTGGCCGTCGCGGCGGCGTACGAGCGTGCCGCGGCCGGGCGGCTGCGGGCTCGGCCGCAGGTTGCCGAAGACCGCGCCCTCCTCCCGGTTGCCGGACATCAGCAGGCCCGGAGAGTCCAGCTCGCGCAGGCGTTGCAGAACCGGCTCGTAGAGAGCGCGGGCCACGCCGCCCACCCGCCGGGTGATGATCAGGTGCAGCCCGATGTCACGGGCCTGCGGCAGCAGCTCGTGCAGGGCGCTCAGCGGGTTGCTGCCGCCCGAGGCCACCAGGTCGTAGTCGTCGACCAGGATGTAGAGGTCCGGCCCCTTCCACCAGCTGCGGTCGCGCAGCTGGGCGGTGGTGACGTCCGGGCCGGGCAGCCGGTTCGAGAGAGCGCTGCGGATCGACCCCAGCCCCTGCGCGAACACCTGGTTGGACGGCGCGTAGTCGAGCAGGTGGTCGCCCTCCACCGCGCCGAGCAGCCCGCGCCGGTAGTCCGCGATCACCAGCCGGGCCTGGGCCGGGGTGTAGCGCTCGGTGATGCCCCGGGCGATCAGCCGGAGCAGGTTGGTCTTGCCGCACTCGGCGTCGCCGAAGACGGTCAGGTGCGGCTCGTTCGCCAGGTCGAGGTAGACCGGCGCCAGCGCCGACTCGTTGACCCCGATCGGCAGGCCGGGCGCCGACCGGTCGATGATCCGGGCGAGCTCGTGCACCGGCAGCCGGCGCGGCAGCAGCCGCACCTTCGGCGCCGGGCGGGCCGGCCAGTTCTCCGCCACGTGCCGGGCCAGCGCCATCGACGCCTCGCTGAGGTCCTCGATGGTGCGCCGCCCGTCGATACGCGAGACGGCGGCGAGGAACTGCAGCTTGTCGCGGGTCAGACCACGACCGGGCGAGCCGACCGGGACGTTCTGCGCGGCCCGCCGGTCGATCTCCGACTCGGCCGCGTCGCCGAGCCGCAGCTCCAGCTTGGTGCCGAGCAGGTCCCGCATGTTGATCCGGATCTCCGCCCACCGTACGGCCGTGATGACCACGTGCACGCCGAAACCCAGCCCCCGGTTGGCCAGGTTCGTGATGGTCTGCTCCAGCTCCTCGTACTCCTGGCGCAGGGTGTTCCAGCCGTCCACCACCAGGAAGACGTCGCCGAACGGGTCGTCGGCGAACTCGCCCGCGGCCCGCCGGCGGCGGTAGCTCGCCACCGAGTCGATGCCGTGCTGGGCGAAGCGCGCCTCCCGGTCGTCGATGATGGCCACCACCTCGGCGACCGTCCGGCGGACCGCCTCGGTGTCCCGGCGGCCGGCGACCCCGGACATGTGCGGCAGCCCCTCCAGGCTGCGCAGCGCGCCACCGCCGAAGTCGAGGCAGAAGAACTGCACCTCGCGCGGGGTGTGGGTGAGCGCGAGCGAGGCGAGCAGCGACCGCAGCATCGTGCTCTTGCCGCTCAGTGAGGCGCCGACGATGACCACGTTGCCGCCCGCGCCGGCCAGGTCCACCATCATCGGGTCGCGCCGCTGCTCGTACGGGCGGTCCACGACACCGACCGGCACGGCGAGCCGGCCCCGGCCGGGCCAGTTCGCGGTGCACAGACCGAACGTCGGATGCACGGCCAACTGCGGCAGCAGCTCGCCCAGGCCGGGCGGGTCGGCCAGCGGCGGCAACCAGACCTGGTGCGCCGGGCGGCCCTGGCCCTTGAGCCGGTCGATGAGCACGTCTAGCATCGCCACGGCCTTGCCGTCGGCGGGCTGCTCGGGCTCCGGCGCGGTCTCCACCGGCAGCTGCGGCGCCTGCATCGGCACGAAGTTCACCCCGTACGGCACGATCCTTCGCTGCACCAGTGCCTGCGACCGGGAGACCTGCTGCCCGGGCGCACGGTACGGCCCGGAGACGTACGCGGCCCGGAACCGGAGCATGGTGCTGGTGTCCGTCTTCAGGTAGCCGTGACCGGGCGCGCTCGGCAGCTCGTACGCGTCCGGCACGCCGAGCACGATCCGGCTCTCCACCGCGGAGAACGTGCGCAGACCGATCCGGTACGACAGGTGGGTGTCCAGGCCGCGCAGCTTGCCCTCCTCCAGCCGCTGGCTGGCCAGCAGCAGGTGCACGCCGAGCGACCGGCCCAGCCGGCCGATCATCACGAAGAGGTCGATGAAGTCGGGCTTCGCGGCGAGCAGCTCGCTGAACTCGTCGCAGATGATGAGCAGGCTGGGCATCGGCTCCAGCGGCTCACCGGCCGCCCGGGCCTTCTCGTACTCGTACCGGGAGACGTAGTTGCCGGCCGCGCGCAGGACCTCCTGGCGGCGGTTCATCTCCCCGGCGAGCGCGTCCCGCATGCGGTCGACCAGCGGCAGCTCGTCGGCCAGGTTGGTGATCACCGCGCTGGTGTGCGGCAGCGCCTCGAGCGACGCGAACGTCGCACCACCCTTGAAGTCGACCAGGACGAAGTTGAGCTCCTCCGAGGAGTGGGTGACCGCCAGCGCGGCGACCACCGTGCGGAGCAGCTCGCTCTTGCCGGATCCGGTCGCGCCGATGACCAGGCCGTGCGGGCCCATGCCCTCGTGCGCGGACTCCTTGAAGTCCAGCTCGACCACGTTGCCGTCCGGGCCGACGCCGAGCGGGATGCGCAGCCGGTCCCGGTGGCTGCGCGGCCGCCAGGTGTGCTGCACGCTCACCGCGGCGGCGTCGCCCACCCCGAGCAGATCGGGCAGCTCCATGCTGCGGGCCAGCGGCTCCTCGGTGGTGGCCTGCTGCTGGGAGAGCCGGTAGGGGGCGATCTGGCGGGCCAGGCCCTCCGCGGCCGACGCGCCGAGCCGGTCGGGCCGGCCCAGCCGGGACGACGACGCACCCCGCACCAGCTCGAGTGAGCTGCCGTCGCCCGCGTCCAGGCAGAGCAGCCAACGGCCGGCGTCGCGGGGGACGGTGCCGGAGAGGTCCATGACCGTGGCGCCGAGCAGACCCGGCCCCATCAGCTGGCAGGTCGGCGAGACCTCGCCGCCGTCGAGCACCACCACGACGTGCGGTGCGGTGGTCAGCGGCTTCGCCTCGGGAGCGAAGCGGGGCCGGCCGGCCAGGTCGTCGGCGAGCGACTCCTCGGCCTCGGCCAGGCTGGCGAAGACCAGCCGGCGCGCGCCGGCCGCGTCGGTCCGACCGTAGTGGTGGGAGTGCGGCAGCCACTTGACCCAGTCCCAGGTGTGCTGCCGGTCGGGCGCGGCGACCACCGCGATCACCATGTCGTCCGGGGCGTGGAAGGTGGCCAACTGGCCGAGGGCGGCCCGGGCGAGGTCGAGCACCGGCTCCCGGTCGCCCCGCAGCACGACCCGGCTGAACGCCCGCACCGACAGCGCCGTCGGCAGGTCGGGCACTGTGGAGTGTGCGCGGACGAACCGGCGCAGCGCGATGGCGCTCATCGGTTCGAGGTCCTCCACCGGCTTGGTCTCCGGCGGCACGATCTCCACCGCCAGCCGCTGCGGCCCGAGGGCGATCCGGGTCTCGCCGAAGTCGTCCTCGGTGATCCTCCGCTCCCAGAGCCGTCGCGACGCCGCGATCGACCAGAGCGCGTCCGGCTCGGGGTGCCGCCAGGCCATCGCCGCGCGCTGCTGCTCGGCCGCGCGCCGGGTGCGCTTGCGCATCTGGGCCAGGTAGCGCATGTAGTCGCGGCGGTCGGCGTTCAGCTCCGCCTTGTCGTTGCCGCCGTTGCTCAGCGAGCCGATCGCCATCCCGAGCATCGAGACGCCGAAGAGGCCGCCGGCGACGTAGGTCATCATGCCGCCGCCGCGCCCGGCGTAGAGGAACGCCATCGCGCCGACGCCGCACACCATCGGCAGGATCATCAACAGCTGCCCCATGCCGCGGGGCGTCGGCTCCGGCAGCTCCGGCGGGGACTCCAGCAGCACTTCGCCGCGCGGCAACGCTGGTCCCGGCTGACGCGGGAGCCGGCGGAACACCACCGTGCTCACGGCTGTCTCCTCCCCAGAAGCGGCCTTGATGAAGTTCTGCGACGGATCGGACTCGTCGGGTGGGCATCGTACGTGGCTGCCATCGTAGGTAATCTCCCGTGGGCGTCGCCGACCCGTGGGGCGATGTTGCCGGCCAGGTAATCGTACGAGAGCACGAGGAGGCCACTGTGGCGACGAAGACGGCGACCGGTGGCCTGAGCCGGATCACCATCGTGGCGCCCCGCACCAGGATGGACCTCGCGCTGCCGTCCGACGTGCCGCTCGCCGACCTGCTGCCGACGTTGCTGCGTTACGCCGGGGAGGACCTGGCCGACGAGGGCGTACGGCACGGGGGCTGGAGCCTGGCACGGCTCGGCGGGCAGCCGCTCGACGGCGGGCGTACGGTCGCGCAGCTCGGTATCCGTGACGGCGAGGTGCTCTACTTCAACCCGCGCGCCGCGACCGCTCCCGAGGTGGTCTTCGACGACGTGGTGGACGCGGTCGCGACGGCGACCAACCAGCGGCCCGGCGCGTGGCAGGCCGGCACCACCCGGTCCTTCGCGGTGCTGTTCGCCGCGGCGGCCCTCGCCGCCGGCGCGGTCGCCGCGCTCTTCGCCGGGCCGCCGCAGCTGCCCGGTGCGCTGGCCGCCCTGCTCGTGGCGGTCGCCCTGCTGGTCAGCGCCGCCGTGCTGTCCCGCGCCGCCGGCGACAGCCGGACCGGCGCCGTGCTGGCCATGGTCGGCCTGGGCTACGCGGGCACCGGCGGCCTGCTGCTGCTCGCCGGCGATCGGAAGCTGACCGAGCTGGCCAGCCCGCACGTCCTGCTCGCCGCCACCGCGGTGGTGCTGTTCGCCGCGGTGGCGGCGCTGGCCGTGGGCGACCGGCTCCCGCTCTTCTTCGGCGCGGTCGCGGTCGGCGTGGCCACGGGCCTCGGAGCCGTGCTGTCGCTGGCCTTCGGCATCAGCGCGACCGCCGCCGCGGCGGTGGTGGCGACGGTCGCCTTCGGCGCGGTGCCCGCCCTGCCGATGGCCTCGTACCGGCTGGCCCGGCTGCCCGTCCCCTCCATCCCGACCGGCCCGGACGACCTGAAGACCGACACCGAGTCGGTCGACGGCCGGCGGGTGCTCCAGCTCAGCGAGCGCGCCGACGAGTTCCTCACCGGTCTGGTGTGGACGGTGTCCCTGGTGGTGCTGGGCGCGCAGGTGGTGCTCGCCCTGAACGGTCGGCTGCCGGCCGTGCTGCTCTGCCTGGTCTTGGCCCTGCTGTCGCTGCTGCGGGCCCGGCCGTTCCTCGGCCGGGGCCAGCGGACGCCGGTGCTCTTCGCCGGGACCGCCGGGCTCGGCCTGACCGCCGCGGCCACCTTCGCCGGCGGCGCGATGGCCGTCCGGCTCGGCGTGATCGTCGGCGGCCTGCTGCTGGCCGCCGTGGTCAGCCTGATCTACGGCCTGACGGTGGCCGGCAAGCGGATCTCGCCGGTCTGGGGCCGGCTGCTGGACATCCTGGAGATCCTGCTGATCATCGCGCTGGTGCCGCTGGCCGTCTGGGTCCTCGGCCTCTACGGCTGGATCGTCAACCTGCGGCCCTGACCGACCCGCCCCCGGCCAGCAGCGCGCCGGCCGGGGTGGCGGCCCAGACGCCCGGGCCGTGCTGCCCGTCGACCGGGCGGGCCGGCGTGCCGCACCGCCGTGCGACATCCCGGATCACCTTCACCAGCGCCTCGACGTGGTTGTCCATCGCCGCGACCCGGAGGAGCGGGGCGACGGCGCGGCCACCGGGCAGGACCGTCACCGCGACCGTGTGCGAGGGCGCGGAGGTCGCGGTCAGCGCGTCCACCAGGGCGCCGAGCGGAGCCTCCGGCCGGGCGCGGAGGGCCAGGCAGCGGTGCGTCCACCCGCCGCCGCGCAACCCGGTCCAGATCTCCGCGGGCGGGTCGGGCGTGAGGTCGAGGCCGGCGGCCGAGACCACCGCCGCGCGGAGTTCGTCGCGGCCCAGCGCCCGGTGGGCGAGCCCGGCCGCGTTCAGCGCCTTGCCGAGCCGCCCCATGCCGGCCGCCAGAGTGCGGTGGACGCCGGCCATTCCGCCGCCGCGGGCCACCGTCTCCGTCCGGGCGTCCCGCACCGAGAGCCGCAGTGCCACCCAGACGGTACGGTGCGCCGCCGGCGGCGCGCCCGGCGCCGGGTACCACACCAGGGTGTGCGAGACCATCTGCGCGCAGGTGACCGGCCCGCTGAACTCGGCGAGCACCCGCAGCGCCCGGTCCACCACGGCGGCCTCCACCGAGCCGGCCGGGGCGCCGGAGCGGCCGAACAGCGCCACGGCGGCGAACCACCCCTCGTCGTCCTGGCCGATGCCGAGCCGGGTGCCCCGGTCGGTCAGCTCGATGAAGGACAGTTCCGGTGCGAGGGACACGAGCCGCGGATCGCTCCCGCCGCCCTCGGCGAGGGCCGCCCGGGCCCGGTCCCGACGCTCCCGCAGCCGGCGACGCAGCAGCACGTCCTCGTACCACCACCGGCCGCCCCGACGGGCGAAGACCGCCAGCAGGACCAGGAGCGCGACGCCGCCGACCACGCCGACCAGCCAGCCCGGCCCACCCAGCGCGGCCCAGACGGCCACCGCGCAGAGTTCCAACACGACCAGCTGACCGACCACGAGCGGGCCGACCCGGCCGCGGCGGCGCTGGTCGGGTGCCGGGACCGGCCGGCCCGGCGCGCCGGACGGGTCCACGGCGGTACGCACGGGTGGCGCCTCAACCTGCGTCATCGGTGACTGTCCCTCCTGCACGGTGCGGCTTTCCGCGACGTCGTACGCTGCCGGGCGCGGGCGCTGGTCCCGGTGACCCGCCGACGGCCCCTTATCGTAGGGAAGCCCGCGACACGACTCAGACCTGATCGTCGCGGATCCACCCCGCCGGAGGTAAGTCATGCGGACCCGCCGCGATCAGGTGCAGGCGTACCGCTTCGTCACCCGCCGCATCGTCTCCGCGCTGCTGTCGGGCGATCCGGAGACCAACAACCTGCCGATGCGGCGGCTCGGCATGGCGGTCTTCGGCAGCGCCATCGCCGCGGCCGTCGTGCTCGGCGGCGCGGGCGCGTACGGGCAGTTCACCGGCAACACGGCTCCGTTGGAGGAGAACACGCTGGTGATCGAGCGGGAGAGCGGCGCGACGTACGTCTTCGCCGAGGGCCTGCTGCACCCGACGCTCAACTACGCGTCCGCCCGGCTCATCCTCGACAAACCGGACCCCGAGGTCCGGACGATGTCGCAGGCCTCGATCCGGGACCGGCCGCGCGGGCGTACGGTCGGCATCGTCGGCGCCCCGGACGCGCTGCCGGACCGCAAGTCGCTGGCCGGGCTGCCCTGGTCGGTCTGCGACGTGCCCGATCCGGCCGATCCGCGCCGGTCGAGCACCCGGCTGGTGATCGACCGGCCGCTACCCGGCGGCACACCGCTGGGCGACCGGGCCGTGCTGGTCACCGTCGACGGTCAGCGGCACCTGCTCACCAACAACGCGCGGAACCAGTTGGTCGGCGACAACCGGGTCGCCGCGCTGCGGATGGCGAACGCGCCCACGCTCACCGTCGGCCAGCAACTGCTGAACGCCGTGCCGGCCGGCCCGGCCCTGCGCGAACCGACGCTGGACGGGCTCAACCAGCAGGTCGGGTTGTCGGTGGCGGGCCGGCCGGGCCGGGTCGGCCAGGTCTACCGGGCCGCCGGCCAGCACTACGTGCTGACCCGGGAAGGGCTGGCCTCCATCGGTGAGGTCACCGCCCTGCTGCTGCTCCGCGAGGGGGGCGCGGTCACCGACATCACCCCCGACCAGGCCGGCCAACTGCTCACCGACCAGCGGGCGGAGCAGGCCGGGATGCCGCAGGCGCTGCCCGCCCTGTACCCGGTGCGCGAGGGCCAGTCGGTGCTCTGCGCGACGTACCGGGCGGGCGCCGGCGGCGGTCCGCCGGTCACCACGATCGAGGTGTTCGACCGTGCGCCGGCCGAGCTGACCGCCACCGGCCCCGGTGCGCTGCCGGTCCGGCAGACCCCCCGGGACGCGGTCCGCACGGCCGAGCAGGTGCTGCTGCCCGGCGGCAAGGGCGTGCTGGCCCAGGCCGCGCCGGGCGCCGGTGACAGCGGGGTCGGCGCACCCGGGTCGACGGTCTACCTGATCAGCCCGCAGGGCGTGCGGTACCCGCTCGGCACCCGCGCCGGCGACGCCCTGTCCGCGCTGGGCTACGGCGGGGTCACCCCGCTCGCCGTACCCGGGTCGTTGCTCGCGCTCATTCCCACCGGGCCCACGCTCGACCGGGAAAGCGCGCTCGCCCACTTCGAGCCCGGCGCCCCGGCGCCGGCCGCTCCGGCACCGGCTCCGGCGACGAGCGGCGGGCCGACCGGCTCGCCGGCCCCGGAGGGCAGCGGTGGCACGCCGTCCGGGTCTCCCGACACCAGTGGGTCCGGATCGCCGGCCACCGGCGGCACGCCGTCCGGATCGTAGGACGCCGACGCGGCCCGGTCCGGCGCTGTCGGTGGTCTGACCGGGCCTCGCGGCAGCCTGCCCGTACGGCGGGTCGCCCCGGTCGCGGCCGTCGACTAACCTGGTGCGGGCAAACGGTTGTCGATTACCACCACGGGGATGTTGCCATGACCGGGCGCACGGAAGTCGATCTGTTGTCCCTTGAGGACTTCCAATCGCTGTTGGCCGACCGGCTGACCCAGGCCGAGTCGGTGTTGCGCAAGCTCAACACCGAGATGCAGTGCTCACCGCCGGCGCTCGGCTCGTTCACCGACGCCACCAGCAACGCCCGTCGATACTCGGAGATCCACCAGTCCTACGTGGACCAGGCCGAGCGGCTGCGGCAGGCGGTGAAGGCGGCGCAGAAGGCGACCAGCACGATCCTGGCCAACTACCGCACCACCGAGGCGCGCAACGCCGCCACCGCGGCCGACATCGCGGCCGCGCTCAACGGGGTCGACGAGGCGCTGAAGCCGAAGGAGGGGCCGCGTGTCTGAGTACGTTCAGCGCTACCAGGGCGTGAGCCACCAGGAGCTCTACGACGCCGTGATGGCCGGCAAGCCGGAGCAGATCGACGGTGTGGCCGCCCAGTGGTCCTCGCTCAAGGGCATCCTCGACGGCCTCGGCCGGGATCTGAGCGGCGACCTGGAGAAGCTGGCCAACACCTGGACGGGCTCCGCCGGGCAGGAGTTCCAGCGACGGCTGACGCTCGTGGTCGGCTACGCGGGCACCCTCGGCGAGGGCATGGACGACGTCAAGCAGGCCCTGACCATGATGGCCGGTCAGCTGCGCACGGCGCACAAGCAGGCGGAGAGCCCGGAGGAGACCGACGACCACGACCAGGCCGTCAACGGGGCGCTCAAGGGAGCGGTCTTCGGCGTGCCGGGCATCGTGGTCGGCGGGCTGCTCGGCCACCAGCAGGACAAGGAAGAGCAGGAGAAGGCGCACCAGCGCATGGTCAACGTGGTGGCCGAGCTGGCCGCCGGTTACGACCTCTCCGCCTACGGTCGCGTCGTCACGCCCCCGCCACCGCACCCGGACACGCCGGGCGCCGTCGACGGCACCGGCTCGACCCCGCGCAGCGGCCCGGCCGTCGGCACGCCGGCGTCCGGACCGGGCAGCACGGGTCTCAACCCGCACACCGGCGGCGCCACGGTGGCGACCCCGGACCGGGTCGGTGCCGGCCCGGAGGGCGGCCGGGGCGGTGATCTGCCCGAGACGACCGTCGGTGGCGGCACGGGCGGGCTCGC from Micromonospora sp. WMMD812 harbors:
- a CDS encoding type VII secretion protein EccE, with translation MTQVEAPPVRTAVDPSGAPGRPVPAPDQRRRGRVGPLVVGQLVVLELCAVAVWAALGGPGWLVGVVGGVALLVLLAVFARRGGRWWYEDVLLRRRLRERRDRARAALAEGGGSDPRLVSLAPELSFIELTDRGTRLGIGQDDEGWFAAVALFGRSGAPAGSVEAAVVDRALRVLAEFSGPVTCAQMVSHTLVWYPAPGAPPAAHRTVWVALRLSVRDARTETVARGGGMAGVHRTLAAGMGRLGKALNAAGLAHRALGRDELRAAVVSAAGLDLTPDPPAEIWTGLRGGGWTHRCLALRARPEAPLGALVDALTATSAPSHTVAVTVLPGGRAVAPLLRVAAMDNHVEALVKVIRDVARRCGTPARPVDGQHGPGVWAATPAGALLAGGGSVRAAG
- the eccB gene encoding type VII secretion protein EccB; translation: MRTRRDQVQAYRFVTRRIVSALLSGDPETNNLPMRRLGMAVFGSAIAAAVVLGGAGAYGQFTGNTAPLEENTLVIERESGATYVFAEGLLHPTLNYASARLILDKPDPEVRTMSQASIRDRPRGRTVGIVGAPDALPDRKSLAGLPWSVCDVPDPADPRRSSTRLVIDRPLPGGTPLGDRAVLVTVDGQRHLLTNNARNQLVGDNRVAALRMANAPTLTVGQQLLNAVPAGPALREPTLDGLNQQVGLSVAGRPGRVGQVYRAAGQHYVLTREGLASIGEVTALLLLREGGAVTDITPDQAGQLLTDQRAEQAGMPQALPALYPVREGQSVLCATYRAGAGGGPPVTTIEVFDRAPAELTATGPGALPVRQTPRDAVRTAEQVLLPGGKGVLAQAAPGAGDSGVGAPGSTVYLISPQGVRYPLGTRAGDALSALGYGGVTPLAVPGSLLALIPTGPTLDRESALAHFEPGAPAPAAPAPAPATSGGPTGSPAPEGSGGTPSGSPDTSGSGSPATGGTPSGS
- a CDS encoding WXG100 family type VII secretion target, translated to MSEYVQRYQGVSHQELYDAVMAGKPEQIDGVAAQWSSLKGILDGLGRDLSGDLEKLANTWTGSAGQEFQRRLTLVVGYAGTLGEGMDDVKQALTMMAGQLRTAHKQAESPEETDDHDQAVNGALKGAVFGVPGIVVGGLLGHQQDKEEQEKAHQRMVNVVAELAAGYDLSAYGRVVTPPPPHPDTPGAVDGTGSTPRSGPAVGTPASGPGSTGLNPHTGGATVATPDRVGAGPEGGRGGDLPETTVGGGTGGLAGPGATDPDAGTSLAGANQLAGGPLVSGTGLGAGPGTTVASANPGTGLLFGATGGAPAGGLVGTGALASSAGSPTTTSGRPTGAPAPTENRSATGVGRSMDGRRGDGAGRGGNRPGVLGGRGHDEDETDERLTWLTEDEMVWQDGKAAPPPVLGTAD